A window from Bufo bufo chromosome 1, aBufBuf1.1, whole genome shotgun sequence encodes these proteins:
- the LOC121008567 gene encoding uncharacterized protein LOC121008567, with the protein MKMKIRKQSKCVSCLKRLPDDYRKRLCKDCISSVIAEEQPSFIDELRSMIHEEVKTSLFQMPPLPRDPPPPKKRRGPSPSLSDPEMIEEDASSSRAWEDEAASSDIDTTESDRKFCFSLDEMPDLLRAVRATMGEKETPRAHSVQDEMFGRLRVKKTRMFPINENIRDMVLDEWSNPEKRLGVSRSFKNRLLFDTSEVKIFSETPKVDIQVAKVNKKTALPFEDTSQLRDPMDRKADSL; encoded by the exons ATGAAGATGAAG ATCAGGAAACAGTCTAAGTGTGTGTCCTGCCTCAAACGGCTTCCGGACGACTACCGCAAAAGACTTTGCAAGGACTGCATCTCTAGCGTTATCGCTGAAGAACAGCCTTCCTTCATTGATGAATTAAGGTCCATGATTCATGAGGAAGTAAAAACCTCCTTATTCCAAATGCCCCCCTTACCCAGGGATCCACCTCCACCTAAAAAGCGAAGGGGACCATCTCCTTCTTTATCAGACCCGGAGATGATAGAGGAAGATGCTTCATCATCTAGAGCCTGGGAGGACGAGGCGGCTTCCTCTGATATTGATACTACAGAATCAGATAGGAAATTTTGCTTTTCGTTGGATGAGATGCCAGATCTTCTAAGGGCTGtccgggccactatgggggaaaaAGAAACCCCAAGAGCCCACTCAGTCCAGGACGAGATGTTTGGGAGACTCAGGGTTAAAAAGACCCGGATGTTCCCAATTAATGAGAACATACGGGATATGGTGCTCGACGAGTGGTCCAACCCAGAGAAGCGGTTGGGGGTGTCCAGGTCCTTTAAGAACCGGCTGTTGTTTGACACTAGTGAAGTGAAAATTTTCAGCGAAACACCAAAAGTTGACATTCAGGtcgcaaaagtcaataaaaagaCTGCCTTGCCCTTCGAAGACACCTCTCAGCTGCGTGACCCCATGGATAGGAAGGCAGATAGCCTTTAA